One Oryza glaberrima chromosome 11, OglaRS2, whole genome shotgun sequence genomic region harbors:
- the LOC127755948 gene encoding uncharacterized protein LOC127755948, whose translation MFLGTVYTAAVLGYAVAERRRHHHSAIAEAPPAYESEAERAHRESSKRCLLSLIVAGTAAFAGIVTMMMLPEFPPPVGLVVFDVAVFSGPYFLCLVSFVNGTLLRGELVADGAKSAMAVTGLGMWWVIFPMIAGVVLHSLVVALFVYWLTGLAMAGVLGYTLAVYDHYNELMCTIRSQPRTAADASGLLVGRETSDACPAQIDENASVRLSHQEGCFSVSGHCPSCRCSRGHGPLIRF comes from the exons ATGTTCCTCGGCACGGTCTacaccgccgccgtgctgggCTACGCCGtcgcggagcgccgccgccaccaccactccgCCATCGCCGAGGCGCCGCCGGCGTACGAGTCCGAGGCGGAGAGGGCCCACCGCGAGTCATCCAAGAGgtgcctcctctccctcatcgTCGCCGGGACGGCCGCGTTCGCGGGGATCGTCACCATGATGATGCTGCCGGAGTtcccgccgccggtggggttgGTGGTGTTTGACGTGGCGGTGTTCTCCGGCCCGTACTTCCTGTGCTTGGTCTCCTTCGTGAACGGGACGCTGCTGCGCGGGGaactcgtcgccgacggcgccaAGTCGGCGATGGCCGTGACGGGATTGGGCATGTGGTGGGTGATCTTCCCGATgatcgccggcgtcgtcctccaCAGCCTCGTCGTCGCCCTCTTCGTCTACTGGCTCACCGGCTTAGCCATGGCCGGCGTCCTCGGCTACACCCTCGCCGTCTATGACCACTACAATGAGCTCATGTGCACCATAAG GAGCCAACCTCGGACGGCAGCCGACGCTTCCGGCTTGCTGGTGGGGCGGgaaactagtgatgcttgcccTGCTCAGATCGACGAAAATGCCAGCGTCAGACTCTCCCATCAAGAAGGTTGCTTCAGCGTTTCAGGCCATTGCCCATCTTGCCGTTGCTCTAGGGGTCATGGGCCTCTGATTCGATTTTGA